The Candidatus Dechloromonas phosphoritropha genome includes a region encoding these proteins:
- a CDS encoding arylsulfatase: protein MAAAPAQQSGKKPNIMFIMGDDIGIMNVGAYHQGLMVGETPNIDRLAKEGARFMTAYAEQSCTAGRTSFATGMNPLRAGMIMPQLPGSTSSLLPGTPHIAKFLLDLGYNTGEFGKNHLGDKPGSLPTAHGVQEFWGYLYHLDAMQGVSFPDINKTPTDQAVVPPCKNLPVKGLAEVPGAVDPKTTLCMMPPRPVIWCHSKDGTEANQSCTDEGPLPLERSKIVDEEISAKVIDYLDRNDPKKTGKPFFVWYNPARMHITTVFSPKYEAMLGVKGGKDWGINEVGMKQMDDNIGEVFKKLEAMGEMDNTIIVFTTDNGAEVITYPDGGVTPFRGGKLTTWEGGMRVPLLIRWPGHIQPGILKDQIFSMLDFVPTFVDIAGGAKGDDLNKQIMAGKYPGILKTKLDGVNQRAYLEGKGDSARDTLFYYSGTHPSAVRYKNWKMYYAMAPSTPLGGLLGVQSWHWTQVNNIKRDPFEGSVMNQNTFSGISGALAAPSTAYIYDWNLLPIGQLLWMKELMSYKEFPALQSPSSYNLDQIIKEMQEANTSSHAGE from the coding sequence ATGGCCGCGGCGCCGGCGCAACAGTCCGGCAAGAAGCCCAACATCATGTTCATCATGGGCGACGACATCGGCATCATGAACGTGGGTGCCTACCACCAGGGGCTGATGGTTGGGGAAACGCCCAACATTGACCGTCTGGCGAAGGAAGGCGCGAGATTCATGACCGCCTATGCGGAGCAGAGTTGCACCGCCGGCCGCACCTCGTTCGCCACCGGCATGAACCCTCTGCGTGCGGGCATGATCATGCCGCAGTTGCCCGGCTCCACCAGTTCCCTGTTGCCCGGCACTCCGCATATCGCCAAATTCCTGCTCGACCTTGGCTACAACACGGGCGAATTCGGCAAGAACCACCTGGGTGACAAGCCCGGTTCGCTGCCGACGGCCCATGGTGTTCAGGAGTTCTGGGGCTATCTGTATCACCTGGATGCGATGCAGGGCGTGAGCTTCCCCGACATCAACAAGACGCCGACGGATCAGGCTGTGGTGCCGCCGTGCAAGAACTTGCCGGTCAAGGGACTTGCCGAGGTGCCGGGCGCGGTGGACCCGAAAACCACGCTGTGCATGATGCCGCCACGGCCAGTCATCTGGTGCCACTCCAAGGATGGCACGGAAGCAAACCAGAGCTGCACGGATGAAGGTCCGCTGCCGCTAGAGCGGTCGAAGATCGTGGACGAGGAAATTTCGGCCAAGGTCATCGACTACCTCGACCGCAACGACCCGAAGAAGACCGGCAAGCCGTTCTTCGTCTGGTACAACCCGGCGCGCATGCATATCACGACCGTGTTCTCGCCCAAGTACGAAGCCATGTTGGGCGTCAAGGGCGGCAAGGACTGGGGCATCAACGAAGTCGGCATGAAGCAGATGGATGACAACATCGGTGAAGTGTTCAAGAAGCTCGAGGCGATGGGCGAGATGGACAACACCATCATCGTCTTCACCACCGACAACGGGGCCGAGGTTATCACCTACCCGGATGGTGGCGTCACGCCGTTCCGCGGCGGCAAGCTGACGACCTGGGAAGGCGGCATGCGAGTCCCGTTGTTGATCCGTTGGCCCGGACACATCCAGCCGGGCATCCTCAAGGACCAGATCTTCTCGATGCTGGACTTTGTGCCCACCTTCGTTGACATCGCCGGCGGTGCCAAAGGCGACGACCTGAACAAGCAGATCATGGCCGGCAAGTACCCTGGCATCCTCAAGACCAAACTGGACGGCGTCAATCAGCGCGCCTACCTGGAGGGCAAGGGCGATTCCGCGCGCGACACGCTGTTCTACTACAGCGGCACCCACCCCTCGGCGGTGCGCTACAAGAACTGGAAGATGTACTATGCGATGGCCCCTTCGACACCTTTGGGTGGCCTGTTGGGAGTCCAGAGTTGGCACTGGACGCAGGTCAACAACATCAAGCGCGATCCGTTCGAAGGTTCCGTCATGAATCAGAACACCTTCTCGGGCATAAGCGGCGCATTGGCCGCGCCGAGCACGGCGTATATTTACGACTGGAACCTGCTGCCCATCGGACAGTTGCTGTGGATGAAGGAGTTGATGAGCTACAAGGAATTCCCGGCGCTTCAATCTCCCTCCAGCTACAACCTCGATCAGATCATCAAGGAAATGCAGGAGGCGAATACCAGCAGCCACGCTGGCGAATAG
- a CDS encoding DUF3313 domain-containing protein, giving the protein MNTRTTIAPFATRGLGICLIAGAATLFAGCATYDAALGSGTNVTATDSARLTKSGFLSDYARLKPNPEAGGMDCWRDPNLDPKKFDKVMISRILVSLVPPKNAKEGEHVTVDPSDLKTLTDYFHAALGKALSSQMQVVDKAGPGVAVIGIELTDLVPTKVTDSVTGTLIPYGFVAEIGSGAATGRPAGSTPYMGETGMEMQVRDGATGAILAECRDTQIGRKYAADPKGGVVGTAQTWASGYMNSFQAWSYAKDAFDKWSLLIAKRFAELRGVTPAK; this is encoded by the coding sequence ATGAACACCAGAACAACCATAGCGCCCTTCGCCACACGCGGTCTGGGTATTTGCCTCATTGCCGGGGCAGCGACGCTGTTCGCCGGTTGCGCCACCTACGATGCGGCGCTGGGCAGTGGCACGAACGTGACGGCGACCGACTCCGCGCGCCTGACCAAAAGCGGCTTTCTGAGCGATTACGCGCGCCTCAAGCCCAACCCGGAGGCGGGCGGCATGGACTGCTGGCGCGACCCGAATCTCGATCCAAAGAAGTTCGACAAGGTGATGATCTCGCGTATCCTCGTCTCGCTGGTGCCACCCAAGAATGCCAAGGAAGGCGAGCACGTGACGGTCGATCCGAGCGACCTCAAGACCCTGACCGACTACTTCCACGCTGCATTGGGCAAGGCCCTGAGTTCGCAAATGCAGGTCGTCGACAAAGCAGGCCCGGGGGTCGCGGTAATCGGCATCGAGCTGACCGACCTGGTGCCGACCAAGGTGACGGACAGCGTGACCGGAACGCTTATCCCCTACGGGTTCGTTGCCGAGATTGGTTCCGGCGCCGCCACTGGCCGCCCGGCGGGCTCGACCCCTTATATGGGTGAAACCGGCATGGAAATGCAGGTCCGCGACGGGGCAACGGGCGCGATTCTCGCCGAGTGCCGGGATACCCAGATCGGCCGCAAGTACGCTGCCGACCCCAAGGGTGGCGTGGTTGGCACGGCCCAGACCTGGGCCAGCGGTTACATGAACTCATTCCAGGCCTGGTCGTATGCGAAGGATGCATTCGACAAGTGGTCGCTGCTCATCGCCAAGCGCTTCGCCGAACTGCGTGGGGTCACGCCGGCCAAGTAG
- a CDS encoding haloacid dehalogenase-like hydrolase: MRVVHLLSRAFAVLTLFSLSALSWGQTDPLPSWNDGAAKQAIVAFVKETTTQGSPKFVPPAERIATFDQDGTLWVEQPIYSFVMYALDRVPEVVKAKPELKNVEPFKTVLSGNREAMAKLTLPDLEKIIAATFTGMSVDDFNTEVSKWMASAKDPRWKRPYTELVYQPMQEVLKYLRDNGYKTYIVTGGGQDFVRAYSEATYGIPPEQVVGTAGATKYGYAKNGKPFLTKELKLLLNDDFTGKPEGIHLMIGRRPYAAFGNSTGDQQMLEFTKAGDGARLSMLVLHDDAKREYAYGPAQGLPATKVGTFTQGLYDKANKQDWTVISMKNDWKKIFAFE; encoded by the coding sequence ATGCGTGTCGTACATCTTCTTTCTCGTGCCTTTGCTGTTCTCACCTTGTTCTCGCTTTCTGCGCTGTCCTGGGGCCAGACAGATCCACTGCCCTCATGGAACGACGGTGCCGCGAAGCAGGCCATCGTCGCGTTCGTGAAGGAGACGACCACGCAAGGTAGCCCGAAGTTCGTGCCGCCCGCCGAGCGCATCGCCACGTTCGACCAGGATGGCACGCTGTGGGTCGAGCAGCCGATTTACTCGTTCGTGATGTACGCGCTGGACCGAGTGCCAGAAGTGGTCAAAGCCAAGCCTGAGCTGAAGAACGTCGAACCGTTCAAGACCGTGCTCTCCGGCAACCGCGAGGCGATGGCCAAGCTGACGCTGCCCGACCTGGAGAAGATCATCGCTGCCACCTTCACCGGCATGTCGGTGGATGACTTCAACACCGAAGTGTCGAAGTGGATGGCGAGCGCCAAGGACCCGCGCTGGAAGCGGCCCTATACCGAACTTGTCTATCAGCCGATGCAGGAGGTGCTGAAGTACCTGCGCGACAACGGCTACAAGACCTACATCGTCACCGGCGGCGGCCAGGATTTCGTGCGCGCGTACTCGGAGGCGACTTATGGCATTCCACCGGAGCAGGTGGTGGGCACGGCCGGTGCCACGAAGTACGGCTACGCCAAGAACGGCAAGCCTTTCCTGACCAAGGAGCTGAAGCTGCTGCTCAACGACGACTTTACCGGCAAGCCGGAGGGCATCCACCTGATGATCGGCCGCCGGCCTTACGCCGCGTTCGGCAATTCGACCGGCGACCAGCAGATGCTCGAATTCACGAAGGCCGGCGACGGTGCGCGGCTGTCGATGCTGGTGCTGCACGACGATGCCAAGCGCGAGTATGCTTACGGCCCGGCCCAGGGACTGCCCGCCACCAAGGTCGGCACCTTCACGCAAGGGCTCTACGACAAAGCGAATAAGCAGGACTGGACTGTCATCAGCATGAAGAACGACTGGAAAAAGATATTCGCGTTCGAATAA
- a CDS encoding arylsulfatase, with protein MKTKRTSILTLVMAVGLALVSALAPAHAADGKKPNILVIWGDDIGRDNISAYSMGIMGYKTPNIDRIAKEGALFTDSYAQQSCTAGRASFILGQQPFRTGLLTIGMPGSPQGIPDWSPTIADLLKQQGYVTGQFGKNHLGDRDSHLPTVHGFDEFLGNLYHLNAEEEPETYYYPKDPEFRKKYGPRGVLHTWSDGKGGQKIEDTGALTKKRMETVDEEIHAAQAQFVAKAAKDGKPFFVWLNTTRMHVWTHLTKAQEGVTGIGLYPDGMAAHDKMIGEVLKQLDDLGIADNTIVVYGTDNGAETGTWPDGGTMPFKGEKGGTWEGGMRVPMLVRWPGVIKPGTIVNEIFSQEDWLPTLLAAAGEPDIVAKMKQGYKANGKSFKVHLDGYNFLPYFKGEAKKGPREEIFYFGQNGDLNAIRWNDWKVHFAVTHGNIATAVREVPGWPVIVNLRADPYEKAPEESGMYIRWYADNIWLFVPVQEKLQKFLATLPEYPFQQGSSLNAAGINYNSLQAMQAMNRLKRLEGISPPGN; from the coding sequence ATGAAGACCAAACGAACAAGTATCCTGACTCTCGTTATGGCGGTTGGCCTCGCCCTGGTGAGCGCGCTTGCTCCCGCCCACGCCGCCGATGGGAAGAAGCCCAACATCCTCGTCATCTGGGGCGATGACATTGGCCGTGACAACATCAGCGCCTACAGCATGGGCATCATGGGCTACAAGACGCCCAACATCGACCGCATCGCGAAGGAAGGCGCCCTGTTCACCGATTCTTACGCGCAGCAAAGCTGCACCGCGGGTCGTGCGTCGTTCATCCTCGGGCAGCAGCCCTTCCGTACCGGGCTGCTGACCATCGGCATGCCTGGTTCACCGCAGGGCATTCCGGATTGGTCGCCGACGATTGCCGATCTGTTGAAGCAGCAGGGCTACGTCACCGGCCAGTTCGGCAAGAACCACCTCGGCGACCGCGACTCGCACCTGCCCACGGTGCACGGCTTCGACGAGTTTCTCGGCAACCTCTACCACCTGAACGCGGAGGAGGAACCAGAGACTTATTACTATCCGAAAGACCCGGAATTCAGGAAGAAGTACGGCCCGCGTGGCGTGTTGCACACCTGGTCCGATGGCAAAGGCGGACAGAAGATCGAGGACACGGGTGCGCTGACGAAGAAGCGCATGGAAACCGTCGACGAGGAGATTCACGCAGCCCAGGCGCAGTTCGTCGCCAAGGCGGCGAAGGACGGCAAGCCCTTCTTCGTGTGGCTCAATACGACCCGCATGCATGTCTGGACGCATCTGACCAAGGCGCAGGAAGGCGTGACCGGCATTGGTCTCTACCCTGACGGCATGGCCGCGCATGACAAGATGATCGGCGAGGTCTTGAAGCAGCTCGACGACCTCGGCATCGCCGACAACACCATCGTCGTCTACGGCACCGACAACGGCGCCGAAACCGGCACTTGGCCCGATGGCGGCACCATGCCCTTCAAGGGCGAAAAGGGAGGCACCTGGGAGGGCGGCATGCGCGTGCCGATGCTGGTGCGCTGGCCCGGTGTCATCAAGCCGGGCACCATCGTCAACGAAATCTTCTCGCAGGAGGACTGGCTGCCGACGCTGCTGGCGGCAGCAGGCGAGCCGGACATCGTCGCGAAGATGAAACAGGGCTACAAGGCGAACGGCAAGTCCTTCAAGGTGCATCTGGACGGCTACAACTTCTTGCCCTATTTCAAGGGTGAAGCGAAGAAGGGACCACGTGAAGAGATTTTCTACTTCGGGCAAAACGGCGATCTGAACGCGATTCGCTGGAATGACTGGAAGGTGCACTTTGCCGTCACCCACGGCAACATCGCGACCGCGGTGCGGGAAGTGCCGGGCTGGCCGGTGATCGTCAACCTGCGCGCCGACCCGTATGAGAAGGCGCCGGAGGAGTCCGGGATGTATATCCGCTGGTATGCGGACAATATCTGGCTGTTCGTGCCGGTCCAGGAAAAGCTGCAGAAATTTCTCGCGACGTTGCCGGAGTATCCCTTCCAGCAGGGCAGCAGCCTGAACGCCGCGGGCATCAACTACAACTCACTGCAGGCAATGCAGGCGATGAATCGGCTAAAGCGGTTGGAGGGCATCTCGCCGCCTGGTAATTGA
- a CDS encoding DUF2092 domain-containing protein: MVRRIWVLSLLAMLFAPPGMAQSAAKPVDPATIQALKDLGAHLQTLKRFTVYSDATGEKVLASGQKLQHSAMVDMAVDRPNKVHVAMATARNRSELIYDGKTVTLNMPAQKAYSTFGFSGSLVELAKRLDENYGVEIPLSDLFVWGTPEAPVDKIESAMNAGQDFIGKDLCDHYAFRQGKIDWEIWVTTGTKPLPRKIVINNLADEARPQSTHVLAWNLKPTFDASVFNTTPPTGATKVEFVPLKTK, from the coding sequence ATGGTACGAAGGATATGGGTGCTCAGCCTGCTGGCGATGTTGTTCGCGCCCCCGGGCATGGCGCAGTCTGCCGCAAAGCCGGTCGATCCGGCAACGATTCAGGCCCTCAAGGACCTGGGTGCTCATCTGCAGACACTGAAGCGCTTCACGGTGTATTCCGATGCCACTGGCGAGAAGGTGCTCGCCAGTGGTCAGAAGCTGCAGCACTCGGCGATGGTGGACATGGCCGTCGATCGGCCGAACAAGGTGCACGTCGCCATGGCGACCGCCCGGAATCGAAGCGAACTGATCTACGACGGCAAGACGGTTACGCTCAACATGCCGGCGCAGAAGGCTTACTCGACGTTCGGGTTCAGCGGATCGCTCGTCGAACTGGCGAAGCGCCTGGACGAAAACTACGGCGTCGAGATTCCGTTGTCCGACCTCTTCGTCTGGGGTACGCCGGAGGCGCCGGTCGACAAGATCGAGTCGGCAATGAACGCCGGGCAGGACTTCATCGGCAAGGACCTCTGCGATCACTATGCCTTTCGCCAGGGCAAGATCGACTGGGAAATCTGGGTCACCACCGGCACCAAGCCTCTGCCGCGCAAGATCGTGATCAACAATCTGGCGGATGAGGCACGTCCGCAATCGACACACGTGCTGGCGTGGAATCTGAAGCCGACCTTCGATGCGTCGGTGTTCAACACGACGCCACCCACGGGCGCAACCAAGGTTGAGTTTGTGCCGCTGAAGACCAAGTAA
- a CDS encoding DUF1254 domain-containing protein, whose amino-acid sequence MKTLICMVMLTALGIGTPASAQTSAQTVKLEYFSPSELNSRMLDRRAVEAVIWGLPLVGEDAVKQAAFRDGKANYNDIVWWPKGGGWKNQSPTPNVNTRYIYWFINTRQDGPVVVEVPPAVPGASFYGTIEDAWYVPQVDLGLDGKGGKYLVLPPDYKGKVPDGYTVVRPTTYNTMTLLRSILASYSEKDVQAGDALVKQLKIYPLSQAANPPAQRFLDMSDILYNGLVKFDETFFTHLSRMLNEEPVHPRDLQMMGMLLPLGIEKGKEFKPDAATDAVLKRAAAEAQAWLMEAVTTGDTPWWPDRKWVFVSPPISIETDFTWEMPNYFGVDSRAIGLYQYFCPMVKAGTGSFYFGAFFDRSGKPLEGGSNYRLHVPANVPVKEFWSITVYSLKTSSFFFNSTRLTLGSLDKDLKKNADGSVDIYIGPKPPAGQESNWLFTPAGQKWFPWFRVYGPEPSILDKSWKLPDIEQVK is encoded by the coding sequence ATGAAGACACTCATTTGCATGGTCATGCTGACGGCGCTGGGCATTGGCACACCGGCCAGCGCACAAACCAGCGCACAAACGGTGAAACTAGAATATTTTTCTCCCAGCGAACTCAACAGCCGCATGCTGGATCGGCGCGCGGTGGAAGCCGTCATCTGGGGCCTGCCGCTGGTGGGCGAGGACGCTGTGAAGCAAGCCGCCTTCCGCGACGGCAAGGCGAACTACAACGACATCGTCTGGTGGCCCAAAGGTGGCGGCTGGAAGAACCAGTCACCCACGCCCAACGTCAACACGCGCTACATCTATTGGTTCATCAACACCAGGCAGGACGGCCCGGTGGTGGTGGAAGTGCCGCCCGCCGTCCCCGGCGCCAGCTTCTACGGCACCATCGAAGACGCCTGGTATGTGCCGCAAGTGGACCTTGGCTTAGATGGCAAAGGCGGCAAATATCTTGTGCTGCCGCCGGACTACAAGGGCAAGGTGCCGGACGGCTACACGGTGGTGCGTCCCACCACCTACAACACGATGACGCTGCTGCGCTCAATATTGGCGTCCTACTCCGAAAAGGATGTGCAGGCGGGCGATGCTCTGGTCAAGCAGCTCAAGATTTACCCATTGTCGCAGGCGGCCAATCCACCCGCGCAGCGTTTCCTCGACATGAGCGACATCCTGTACAACGGATTGGTCAAGTTTGACGAAACTTTTTTCACCCACCTCTCCCGCATGCTGAACGAAGAGCCGGTGCATCCTCGCGACTTGCAAATGATGGGCATGCTCCTGCCGCTCGGTATCGAGAAGGGCAAGGAGTTCAAGCCCGACGCCGCAACCGACGCCGTGTTGAAGCGCGCGGCGGCGGAAGCGCAGGCCTGGTTAATGGAGGCGGTCACAACGGGCGACACCCCGTGGTGGCCGGACAGGAAGTGGGTCTTCGTCTCCCCGCCGATTTCCATCGAGACCGATTTCACGTGGGAAATGCCAAACTATTTTGGTGTGGATTCGCGAGCCATCGGTCTCTATCAGTATTTCTGCCCAATGGTAAAGGCGGGGACCGGCAGCTTCTACTTCGGTGCCTTTTTCGACCGCAGCGGCAAGCCATTGGAAGGCGGGAGCAATTACCGGCTTCATGTTCCGGCGAATGTTCCGGTGAAGGAGTTTTGGTCAATCACTGTTTACAGTCTGAAGACTTCAAGCTTCTTTTTCAACTCGACCCGCCTCACGCTGGGTTCGCTCGACAAGGATCTGAAGAAGAACGCCGATGGCTCGGTGGATATTTACATCGGCCCCAAGCCGCCCGCTGGCCAGGAATCCAACTGGCTCTTCACGCCTGCGGGTCAGAAATGGTTCCCATGGTTCAGAGTGTATGGCCCGGAGCCATCGATTTTGGACAAGAGCTGGAAGTTGCCGGACATCGAGCAAGTGAAATGA
- a CDS encoding DUF1254 domain-containing protein, translated as MKTLICIVMLTALGIGIPASAQTAKPEHFSPSELNSRMLDRRAVEAVIWGLPLVGQHAVRQAAFRDGKANYNDIVWWPKGSWKNQSPTPNVNTRYMYFFINTKQDGPVVVELPPAVPGASFYGTIEDAWYEPLRDIGFEGKGGKYLVLPPDYKGKVPDGYTAVRPATYNTMTLLRSILASEAEKDVQAGDKLVKQVKVYPLSKAANPPAQRLLDLSNVMYNGLVNFDETFFTGLSHMLNEETVQPRDLQMMGMLLPLGIEKGKEFKPDVATVAVLKSAAAEAQAWLMEAVTTGDTPWWPDSQWVVPTPPITIETGFKWALPNYFGVDARAIALFQYFCPTAKVGTGSFYFGSFHDHSGKPLEGGSNYRLHVPANVPVREFWSITVYSLKTSSFFLNSTRLTLGSLDTDLKKNADGSVDIYIGPKPPAGLESNWLFTPAGEKWFPWFRVYGPEKAIMDKSWKLPDIEQVK; from the coding sequence ATGAAAACACTCATTTGCATCGTCATGCTGACAGCGCTGGGCATTGGCATACCGGCCAGCGCACAAACGGCGAAACCAGAACATTTTTCTCCCAGCGAACTCAACAGCCGCATGCTGGATCGGCGCGCTGTGGAAGCCGTCATCTGGGGCCTGCCGCTGGTGGGCCAGCACGCTGTGAGGCAGGCCGCCTTCCGTGACGGCAAGGCGAACTACAACGACATCGTCTGGTGGCCCAAAGGGAGTTGGAAGAACCAGTCGCCCACGCCCAACGTCAACACGCGCTACATGTATTTCTTCATCAACACCAAGCAGGATGGCCCGGTGGTGGTGGAACTGCCGCCTGCCGTCCCTGGAGCCAGCTTCTATGGCACCATCGAAGATGCTTGGTATGAGCCGCTCAGGGACATTGGATTCGAGGGCAAAGGCGGGAAATACCTTGTACTGCCGCCGGACTACAAGGGCAAGGTGCCGGACGGCTACACGGCGGTGCGTCCCGCCACCTACAACACGATGACGCTGCTGCGCTCCATTTTGGCGTCCGAAGCCGAAAAAGATGTACAGGCCGGCGACAAACTCGTGAAGCAGGTCAAGGTTTACCCGTTGTCAAAGGCTGCCAATCCGCCCGCGCAGCGTCTCCTCGACCTGAGTAACGTGATGTACAACGGTCTGGTCAATTTTGACGAAACCTTTTTCACCGGCCTGTCCCATATGCTCAACGAAGAGACGGTGCAGCCGCGCGACCTTCAAATGATGGGCATGCTCCTGCCGCTCGGTATTGAGAAGGGCAAGGAGTTCAAGCCCGACGTCGCAACCGTCGCCGTGTTGAAGAGCGCGGCGGCGGAAGCGCAGGCCTGGTTAATGGAGGCGGTCACAACGGGCGACACCCCGTGGTGGCCGGACAGTCAGTGGGTCGTCCCCACCCCACCGATCACGATTGAAACCGGATTCAAGTGGGCGTTGCCAAACTACTTTGGTGTCGATGCGCGAGCCATCGCTCTGTTTCAGTATTTCTGCCCAACGGCAAAGGTGGGGACCGGCAGTTTCTACTTCGGCTCCTTTCACGACCACAGCGGCAAGCCGTTGGAGGGCGGGAGCAATTACCGGCTTCACGTTCCGGCGAATGTTCCGGTGAGGGAGTTCTGGTCAATCACGGTTTACAGCCTGAAGACCTCGAGCTTCTTTCTCAACTCGACCCGCCTCACGCTGGGTTCGCTCGACACGGATCTGAAGAAGAACGCCGACGGCTCGGTGGACATTTACATCGGCCCCAAGCCACCTGCCGGCCTGGAGTCCAACTGGCTCTTCACGCCTGCCGGTGAGAAATGGTTCCCCTGGTTCAGAGTGTATGGCCCTGAGAAGGCGATCATGGACAAGAGCTGGAAGTTGCCGGACATCGAGCAAGTGAAATGA
- a CDS encoding MarC family protein — protein sequence MGHQLQAIITLLALINPAMCAEIFLRVEGTPPRRAMMAAATQAAVTVLVILVLAALFGTKILDAFGVSLDAFSVAGGGVLAWIGFSMLSGNPTTGGQANPGATPPQSSLTPLILFAASPGTITGVITLAVSHSGREVPTTALVAVAVGTAVMWLAIMLAIFVGGHDRGGTSAKGEGFARDTATRFMGLIVIAMGVQFALTGISAFMRG from the coding sequence ATGGGACATCAGCTACAAGCCATTATCACACTGCTGGCATTGATCAATCCGGCCATGTGTGCCGAGATTTTTCTGCGGGTCGAGGGGACGCCACCCCGCAGGGCAATGATGGCCGCCGCTACCCAAGCCGCGGTGACGGTGCTGGTGATTCTGGTGCTGGCTGCCTTGTTCGGCACGAAAATACTGGACGCTTTCGGCGTCTCGCTGGATGCGTTCTCGGTGGCGGGAGGCGGCGTGCTCGCGTGGATCGGGTTTTCCATGTTGAGCGGCAACCCGACCACGGGCGGCCAGGCGAACCCCGGTGCCACCCCTCCGCAGTCATCGCTCACGCCGCTGATCCTGTTCGCGGCCAGCCCCGGCACAATTACCGGCGTGATTACGCTTGCGGTCTCTCATTCCGGCCGCGAGGTTCCGACGACCGCGCTGGTCGCGGTGGCTGTCGGCACCGCTGTCATGTGGTTGGCGATCATGCTGGCCATATTCGTCGGCGGTCACGACCGGGGCGGCACGAGCGCCAAAGGCGAAGGCTTCGCACGCGACACGGCCACGCGCTTCATGGGTTTGATCGTGATCGCCATGGGAGTGCAGTTTGCGCTCACGGGCATCAGCGCTTTCATGCGAGGGTGA
- a CDS encoding neuromedin U produces MSAEELAKLAQNPVGNLISVPFQNNTNLNFGPEKKTQNVLNIQPVIPVSVNDEWNIITRTIVPVISMPALYPGDDRTNGVGDTVFTAFLSPAKPGSVIWGAGPVVQIPTNSDSQLGNRNWGLGPSLVVLHLDKGDPWVYGAIVNNVWSLSDSGTGGSYNNGLIQPFVNYNLAGGLYLTSAPIITANWKAESSQRWTVPVGGGVGKIFHLGKLPVNTQLSAYYNVVTPDDGANWQIRAQIQFMFPK; encoded by the coding sequence ATGAGCGCCGAGGAATTGGCAAAGCTCGCCCAGAACCCGGTCGGCAACCTGATTAGCGTGCCGTTCCAGAACAATACCAATCTCAACTTCGGGCCGGAGAAGAAGACGCAGAATGTGCTCAATATCCAGCCGGTGATTCCGGTTTCTGTGAATGACGAATGGAACATCATCACCCGTACCATCGTGCCGGTGATCTCGATGCCCGCGCTCTATCCGGGCGACGACCGCACCAACGGCGTCGGCGACACGGTATTCACGGCTTTCCTGTCGCCGGCGAAACCGGGCAGCGTCATCTGGGGCGCCGGACCGGTAGTGCAGATACCGACCAACAGCGATTCGCAACTCGGCAACCGGAACTGGGGCCTCGGTCCGTCGCTGGTGGTGTTGCACCTGGATAAAGGTGACCCCTGGGTCTATGGCGCGATTGTCAACAACGTCTGGTCGCTCTCGGACAGCGGTACCGGCGGATCGTACAACAACGGCCTGATCCAGCCCTTCGTCAATTACAACTTAGCCGGCGGCCTGTACCTGACCAGCGCGCCGATCATCACCGCCAACTGGAAGGCCGAGAGCAGCCAGCGCTGGACGGTGCCGGTGGGTGGCGGCGTCGGCAAGATATTCCACCTCGGCAAGCTGCCGGTGAACACGCAGTTGTCCGCCTATTACAACGTGGTGACGCCAGACGACGGAGCGAACTGGCAGATTCGCGCACAGATACAGTTCATGTTCCCGAAGTGA
- a CDS encoding sel1 repeat family protein: MKRTLHIICASLALLAAFSLLSSPARAGLNEGVAAHQAGNLPLAFKEFRACAEKGDASCQFNVALMYEKGIGVTKDEKEAVVWYRKSADQGNSNAQFNLGVLYENGRGTAVDFAQANQWYRKASVQGDALAIGNLGMLYLRGDGVKADKTAGLALLLLSATLDGSPDNHAKMNIAKTKGLTTDQVAAAQKLSDELGKSKNLLVPLDKYLKTTATNVTGNLK; this comes from the coding sequence ATGAAACGAACCCTTCACATCATTTGTGCCAGCCTGGCGTTGCTGGCAGCCTTCAGCCTCCTGAGCAGTCCAGCCCGGGCGGGTTTGAACGAAGGCGTGGCGGCCCACCAAGCCGGTAATCTGCCGCTGGCATTCAAGGAGTTTCGCGCCTGCGCGGAAAAAGGTGATGCCAGTTGCCAATTCAACGTGGCTTTGATGTACGAGAAAGGCATCGGGGTCACCAAGGACGAAAAGGAAGCGGTGGTTTGGTATCGAAAATCCGCGGACCAAGGGAACTCCAACGCGCAATTCAATCTGGGCGTACTGTATGAAAATGGTCGTGGCACCGCCGTTGATTTTGCGCAAGCCAACCAGTGGTATCGCAAGGCGTCGGTGCAGGGTGATGCGCTCGCTATCGGCAATCTGGGCATGCTGTATCTGCGCGGCGATGGCGTAAAAGCTGACAAGACTGCCGGCCTGGCCCTGCTCCTGCTGTCAGCGACCCTGGATGGTTCACCCGATAACCACGCCAAAATGAACATTGCCAAGACCAAGGGGCTGACCACCGATCAAGTCGCCGCCGCCCAGAAGCTGTCAGACGAGCTTGGCAAGTCCAAAAACCTGCTGGTCCCGCTGGATAAATACTTGAAAACCACGGCGACAAACGTCACCGGCAATTTGAAATAG